In the genome of Marivivens sp. LCG002, the window TCCAGCGCCGCACGAGCGGCCATTTGATTGCGGTCCCAAGGCATTATGCGGACTCCTTCTTGCGCGTCGTGCGCTGTTCGATGCGCTTTTCGTGCTCGCCTTGGATAATGCGATGCACATAAACGCCGGGAAGGTGGATATGATCGGGATCGAGCGATCCGGTGGGGACGATTTCTTCGACTTCGACCACACAAACCTTGCCACACATGGCCGCAGGCGGATTGAAGTTGCGCGCGGTTTTGCGGAAAATCAGGTTGCCCGTTTCATCGGCCTTCCACGCTTTGACGATGGAGAGGTCGGCAAAGATGCCCTCTTCAAGGATGTAGTCCTGCCCGTTCCAGGTCTTGACCTCTTTGCCCTCGGCGATCACGGTCCCGACGCCCGTTTTCGTATAAAAGCCCGGAATACCTGCGCCACCGGCACGCATACGCTCGGCCAACGTGCCTTGGGGGTTGAATTCGAGTTCAAGCTCCCCCGAAAGATATTGGCGCATGAATTCAGCGTTTTCGCCCACATAGGACGACATCATCTTTTTGATCTGACGCGTGGCAAGCAGTTTGCCCAAACCGAAGTCGTCGACACCTGCATTGTTGGAAGCAACAGTGAGGTTTTTGGTGCCGCTCTTGACGATACCGTCGATCAAAAGCTCGGGAATCCCGCAGAGGCCGAAACCACCTGCAGCGATGAGCATTCCGTCGAACAAAAGACCCTCGAGGGCCTCGTCCGCTGATGAATAAATCTTCTTCATGGTTCTCCCTGACTGTTCTGGGCGCAAAGCAGACCAAAGCATGGTCATTTGATCGATCCGATCTTGCATGACTCGGGGGGAACCTTCTATTCGTGGAAATACGTATATCATTACGTATTGATAGGCCCAGTGATGTCGCAAACCCGAGACCTTGAAAAACTCGCGTTCTGGAACGCGCCCGATGCAACTCTTGTGCTTAAATCCCGTGTTATCGTCGCAGCGAACCTTCAGGCCGAAGCGGTTTTCGGCTGGTCACCCCAAGAGCTCATCGGTCAGTCGATCCGGATACTTTACCCGAATTTGACGGACTATACCGTCATCGGGGCGCGGGCGCGAAAAGCGATGACCAAGACCAGAATCTATCGTGATATGCGCTTCATGCGGCGCAAAAATGACCAGATCGTCTGGATGGAGGGATGCGGGACCGCTCTGGATCAGGAGAACCCCGAACATTGTTCGATATGGACCTATCGGCCGATCAGCGAAGAGCGACCCAATGAAGGCATCCTCACTCTCGCGGAGAAACGGGTTGCGCGGTATTTGA includes:
- a CDS encoding LuxR C-terminal-related transcriptional regulator, producing the protein MSQTRDLEKLAFWNAPDATLVLKSRVIVAANLQAEAVFGWSPQELIGQSIRILYPNLTDYTVIGARARKAMTKTRIYRDMRFMRRKNDQIVWMEGCGTALDQENPEHCSIWTYRPISEERPNEGILTLAEKRVARYLISGLTSKEIAQHIGCSHRTIEVHRANMIRKFNVRNSFELVHHLLTGELSLRG
- a CDS encoding CoA transferase subunit A; translated protein: MKKIYSSADEALEGLLFDGMLIAAGGFGLCGIPELLIDGIVKSGTKNLTVASNNAGVDDFGLGKLLATRQIKKMMSSYVGENAEFMRQYLSGELELEFNPQGTLAERMRAGGAGIPGFYTKTGVGTVIAEGKEVKTWNGQDYILEEGIFADLSIVKAWKADETGNLIFRKTARNFNPPAAMCGKVCVVEVEEIVPTGSLDPDHIHLPGVYVHRIIQGEHEKRIEQRTTRKKESA